Below is a window of Diaminobutyricibacter sp. McL0608 DNA.
GTCTGGACGTTCGCGGCCGAATCGACGGCCGACTTGTTGTTCTTAACGAGGTCGCCGCCATTGCCGTAGAACAAGCTCGCCCACACACCGTTACCAACGGTGGCGTGATCGGGGAGTGCGAGACCATACTGCTCAGGCTTACCATCGCCGTTCTGGTCGACGGTCAGCTTTTTGGCATCTGCCACCCACTCGTCCCAGGTGGTCGGAAAGGTGCTGATGCCGGCTTTCGTAAACAGCCCCTTGTTGTAGATCACCGAGAGCGGAACGAAGCCGGTGGGTACGCCATAGTAGGCGCCGTTGACCTTCTCCATCTCGACCGCACGCGGGCTCAAGTTGGCGTTCCTCGTGCTGGCCTGGGCGTAGAAGTCATCCAGTTTTGCAAAGGCACCCTTCGACGCGTAAACAGGCAGGTTTTCGGCCGGAAGGGCGACGATGTCCGGACCCTTTTTCGCGGAAAGAGCAGGCAGCAGGGTGTCACCGATGACGGCCCAGGTCTTCGTCGTGGTCTTGATCGTGATCTGCTTCTGCGACTTGTTGAAGTCGTCCACGATCGTGTCCAGGACCTTACCGTCGGCCTCAGTGTAGCCGTGCCAGAACGTCAGATCGACGTGAGCGGACGAAGAGGACGTGCCTCCTGCGGAGCCTGAGCAGCCCGCGAGAGCGAGCGCGGCTCCGGCTGCGACCGCGACGGCCGCGACGAGTTTCTTCATTGAATGCCTCTCTAGGGTGACCGGCGACGGCGCCAATCTACGGGTTCTACAACGTTGTATTTCCAACGTTGTATCAGAGTATAAGAACAACGTTTGCAGATTGTCAACGGCCGTTATCAGTGCGTGACTGAAACCTTAACCAGGGTCGACTCCCGCTCCATCAACGAGAAGGGCACCTCAATCTGCCGAGGCGGCCCGACTGCTCCGTCGCGATCGCCGATCCGCTCGATCAATGCGGCAACAGCCTTCTCCGCAATGGCGGAGCGGCCCGGATCGATCGTGCTGAGGCTGGGCATCGCGAACTGGCTCTCGATCAGATTGTCGAAGCCGATGACTGCTACCTGCTCGGGGACCCGGATGTTAGCCTGATTCAGGACACGCAAGGCACCCAAAGCCAGTTCATCGTTCAGCGCGAAGACCGCGTCGAACGAACGTCCCGACTCGATGAGTTCTCGGGTTGCAGCAGCGCCATCGCTTCGGTGCCAGCCTTCCCGAAAAATAACGAGCTCATCCCCCAGGCCAAGGCCGTAGTCCTTGAGTGCGCGGCGATAGCCCTCCAAGCGGAGCGCCGCGGACCCGACCGATTCGGCCGCGTGGGCGCCCAGCACTGCGATACGCCGACGACCTGCGCGGATGAGATGCTCCGTTGCTGCGTACCCACCGTTGACATTCTGCATGAGTACATGGTCGGTTGGTCCGTTGAATATCCGCTCTCCCAAGAGAACGAGCGGATATTCAACGTTCAGATGAGCGGCGTCGTCGTCGGACATTCCAAGCGGAGAGAACAGCAGCCCGTCCAGCATCGAAAGCCTGGGACCTCGCAACAGTTCAAGTTCAGCGGCTCGGTTGCCGCCCGTCTGCTCGATCAGCGTTACGAAGCCGACTTTGCGAGCGGCCTCCAGAACCGCGTCGGCCAGCTCCGCGAAGTAGCTGAAACTGAGCGAGGGAACAGCGAGGCCGATGACCCCCGTGCGGCCCGTCCGCAGGTTCCGTGCCGCGAGATTTGGTTGGTACCCCAACTCGTCGATGGCCGCCAGAACCCTTGCTCGGGTTGACTCCTTTACGAACTCGTAGCCGTTCACCACGTTGGAGACGGTCTTCACCGAGACGCCGGCAGCACCCGCCACATCTTTCAGCGTCGCGACCATGGGCGACCCCCTCCTTGGACGTCGAGTTTCGTTTACAACGTTGCTAGTTTCGCACACGATGCGCTGCGACTGCGGTGTCGAGTACTTGCCTTGCCTACCGGGGCAGGCTAGGCAACGTCGTCGATGGCCCGGACAACGACGAGGACCCGCAGCCCCATAAGCAAACATGGGCGCGATCGCTGTACGCGGTATGCACGCCGACGACGCCGAAGTCATTCAACGTTGCCGGTGTCGGCGGGACCGTCTTCGAGCGTCGCTGTGCAGGGTACACCGGGTATGAGGGCGGCCAGTAACGCGAACACGTCGGTCATTTCCTTCTCGGTCGGGTTGGGAACTGCAACCGATGCGCCGATCAAGATCAGGTAGGGGATCATCGCAGCCGAGCGTGCCTGGGTATCGGCTCGGCTAGGACTCACCATGGACGCGGCTGGACTTTATGTCGGACTTACACGCGGTAAACAGAACAACTCCGTCATCCTCGTGGCCCCAACCGAGACGTCCGCGAAGTCCCAACTCATCGAGATGATGCAGCGGCGAACCATCGAAGAGACGCTCCACGCGTCGCGCGCGGCCGCGCGCACCGAGCTCAACCGTGCCGCCCGAGCCGGCGTCGATATGAGAGATCGCACGACCCGCGAGAGCGTTGTGCAATCCGCGTCCCTCTGACCAGGCGTCAGGTCAGTTGATCGCCGGACCGTTCGCGCGCAGACGTCGACCAAGAGCGTTGGCTCCATCCAGAGCGCCATCGTACGCACGATAACGAAGGAGTGCGACGCCGAGTGAGTCAGCACATTCCCGGGCACTCGGGCGCACACCTCCGGGCACAAAGATCAGCGGGAGTCGGCCATCGTTAGCAGCGACATTCGCGGCCCGCTCAACCGTGTCGATATCGAGGTTGGCGCGCCCGTCGTAAATCCAGGCTAGATATTGGTTGCTATAGAGATCGCAGAGGTGGCGCGCATCTTCCCGCGCGATCAGGGTTTCGACCGTGCCGAGATAGACCATCCACTCACGACATAGCTCGACCGCGGCTGCGCCTGAGACGCCATACGGCCTTGGTGGTGGTGGCTCAATCTTCACGCCTTAAGGTTGCACCCAACTACCGAAACTTGCAGAAATGGTCCCCCCGATCAGATGGATGACTCCCGCTTGACGCCATCGTCTTTCCCGACTCCGCCGATGCGTGCATGACGTCGACCATCCACAGGCATTTGGCGGGGCGCGCGACTGAATTGAGGGACGGGGCGCGGCGGCCGACTCGAACGACCGGCGCGCCCCGCGTCTGTCAGCCTTTCGTGACGGCAAACTCCTTGAAGTCCGTGGCTGCAATCATCCCGCGGATGCCCGCAGCACCGGTCGTTGGGCATCCAACGTCGGTCACGGAGACTATCGCTTGGTCCCATGAAGCCGCCGATTGCCCGGTCGCCGAGATTGTGCAGCCGGTCGCACGGAGGGTCACGTGGTACCAGGCGTTGAGCGCAACACCCCCCGGAACGGTCGTGTTCGCTAACGGCGTCCAGCTGGTTGTGTTCGCCCGGCCGAGGGACAATTGCGAGGTCGTGCCGTCCACTCCGACGAAGTATCCGTTGTAGAGGTCGGGACCGGTACCCGGCGAACTCACCCGCGCCATCACACCCCCGTTTCCGCTTGGTGCGGTGAGGCTGGTGATCTTGACGTCCGAAGACACTGTGTAATTGTCCCCTGAAACAGGCGATGTCTGCTTAGGCCCATTTGTGCCGGTACCGGTCTGGCTCTCCGTTCCGGTCGCACCGACGGTCGACCATGTGCCGCCGTATGTGGTCCAGCCTGTCGATGCCCCCGACGCCCAGCTGTCGCTGTAGGTCGAGGCGGTAGATGCCGCGGCAGGCGTTACCTGGAAGTTCCGGAACGACGCTGAGGTTAGATGGCTCCGGACCCCGACCTGCCCAGCAGCCAGACACCCGGCGTCCGTCGTCGAGGCCGTGGTCGTCGCCGTCGAGTCGTCCCGTTTCAGGACTGCCGTGATCGTGCAACCGACAATCGTCGCCTGCAGGTGGTACCAGACTCCCGTCGAGACCCCGCCCGAGACGGCGGATGACGTTAGCCCGGTCCAGCTGTAGTTCTGCCGCCCGATGAACAGGTTGCCGAGCGACTCGATGCCGACATAATAGCCGGCGTGACTGTCCGCACCGATGTCCGGGTTGGTTGTGCGAAGCAGCACACCGGCCTGCCCGGAGCTGTCTAACCGCAGGTCGGTGGTAATGGTGACATCCGTCCAGCCGGTCGACCCGACGAGGGACTTCGGGCCGGATGATGTGCCAACCTGTGAGTACACGCCGCCGCTCACCGACCACGAACCGCCATATGTCGCCCAGCCCATGTCGTTGCCGGAGTCGAACGGCGCATACAGTGGCAGCGCCCCGATGGGGCCGACGCCGAACCGCACGTCGCAGCGCGTGGTCGACCCGCTGACGTAGCGTGGCGTGACCATCATCACGGCCGTGCCCGACGCAGTGGGAACCAGGCTCGGGCTGTAGTTTGCGCACTGCTTACCCGCCCCGTTGTTGTAGTCGCCGGTCGGGTCGATGGTGACCGGAGCCGAAACGATTTGCCAGTTGCCGGCACCATTGTTCGTGTTCGTGAAGACGACCCGGCCCGTCTCCGGCTTCACGACGGTGGTCGCGCCGTCCGAGCCGGTCACGACTCGCTGGCCAGTGGCGATCAGTGTGCCGTTGGCGCCGCCTCCGGGTGTCCAGGTGAGTCCAGGAGTGTGTAGAAGCTGGCGTCCGTCGGCGGTCTGGATGAGCGTGCCTAAACTCGACGCCGTACCCCAGGATGCGCCGTCGGTCGACGTTTTGAGATACACCCGGCACGTCTGATCGGCGTTGCCGATGGCGTCATGGCACAGCTCGTACGCCATGGCGTAGGTTCCGTTGCCGAGCTTGCGAACCACCGGCATGCCAGGGCGCGAGTTGCTGTCCCCGATCGCGACGGTATCCACCTGGCTGCCCCATGTTCCGCCGCCGTCCGAGGAAGTCACCATAACCAGCTTTTGGTAGTAGCCCGAAGCGCGCAGGCGCTCATCCGAGAAATGGCACGCCAGCTTACCGTCGGCGTTGAGAATGATCTCCGGCTCCCACAGCCCCGTGGAGACCCCGCTCGGGCTGCCAGACTTCGTCGCGCAGTTGCCGCGCTGGGTCCAGGTCACTCCGTAGTCGGTACTCACGAAGGTTTGCACCTCCTGGTATCCCCAGTTGACGTTGTCCCAGGCGTTGCCGGCTGCGATGATTGTGCCGGCTGCGAGGCCACCGCTGGCTACGGGCAGCTCGTACATCGAGCCGAAATAGATTCCCCAGCCAGCCGTCGGCGAGTACAAGGTGCTTATGGCGGTCCATGTCGCGCCATTGTCGGTGCTGCGTTTGATCACCGAATGCGTTCGAACGCCGGTGTCGTTGACGCTGTACATCACGAGCAAGTCGCCGAGTCTGCTGGTATCGGCGCTCGCTGCCAACCTGATGATGCGTGGGTAGTCGTTGTTCTCTACGCCTGTTCCTGAGCTCGGCGCAGCCACAACGGTACCGGGCGATGCGGATGCAGGGGATGCGGTGAACACGACCTGCAACATGAGCAGTATCGCGATCAGCGCTGCTCCTGGGAGCAGGGTTCGACGGAGCGGATGGGTGGAAGTTCTCATTGTGTTGACTCCTTAGTTATCCGGCATTCGTCCCCCTGCAGCAAGCTCGAGTCGCTCGACATGCAGGCGGGCGTTCGACGTGCGGATGCCGACCGAACCTGCCGGATAAGGCAGGGGATCGTGCACGTCGAAGAGGCTCAGGCCGTCGAGTTCGACCGAGATGGTGCCTCCGTGTACGCGGAGGCGGACCTGATGGGATATCGATGGATCAACATCGAACGGGTGCGTCGCGAGCACCCGTTCGTCGTAGGCGTGCCGGGCGAGTACGACGTGATCCCGGTGCAACTGAACCGAGTATCCGAGTAGGAAGTTGATACCGAGCCGGGTATCGTCTCCTTCTCCTCCTTCGGAGAGCTGTGTCGCCCGCAGGAGAAGATCGGCATGCGATACGTCGCCGCCGAACGCGACCGAGACGGTCGCATCGATCGTGAGGTCGTCCCAGGTGGCGTCGCCGAGGAGGCGCTTGCCGTAACCCTCGATCTCTTCGCCTTCGACGGATGCCGAGGTGCCGTCGGGCGCGGACATCACTGTGACCAGCGCGAGGGTGGGAGTGCCCTTCATCCCACGTATGACGAGTTCCCCGTCATCGAGACGGAGGTCGACGGCCAGGTCTCCGGATTCGAAATCGCCGGCGAGATAAACGCGCTGCGGACCGTCGCTTTGAACCTGCAACTTGTAGCTGATCTCCTCACCAGGACGCAGGCGCACTTCGTCGTAGGGCTGACCAGCTGCGCGGACGAGTTCGCCGCCGGTGCCCAGGGATGCCCAGAAGCGACCGGGTGCCGGCTTGGGAGCGACACGTTCTGCGACGGCTGCGGTCGTCCGTGTCAGTGCGATGTGGCCGAGACGAACCGGCGCTGCGCCCGTGGCGATGCCGAGGCGCTTCACGCCCACGTCCCGCGCTACCGAAACGGCCCGCTCGTCGACCCAGATGCGCAACCTGTCATCCTGAATGATTTTCCAGCAATGCAGCGCCGCTTCAGCCACACCCTCGGGCAGTTGCACGAAATGATCATCGAGTACGAGCCCGTGGCCAACGCCAGTCAGGTTCAGCTCCGCCGTGAAAGTCTCGCCGAGTTCCACATTCCACTGGGCGACCGCACCTTCCCCGAGGAGCATTCCCGCGAAATCGCGGGCTTCCAGGTGCCCGTCCGAAACAACCCAGCGGTCGGCCACCGAAGCGCCCCAGTCGCACCATTCGTCGGGCATCGAAGGCACTCTGGCTGTCATCGTCGGCCCCAGCACCTGCAGGCTGGACCCGCTCCAGACCTGTCGATCGATGTCGAGATCGCGCGAGGCGTCGGGGTTCAGATTGTGGTAGGCGATGTAGGTCGAGACCAGGTCCGGTCCGGAGACGCTGCTGCTGTGACCGAGTCCCACGCGGGGCCCGCTTGTGCTGATCAGGATCGGGTTGAGCGGATCGGCCCGGTACCCTGTCAGCGGATGGTCACTCCAGGCGGCATCAATACGGTACCCGCGACTCAGGTAGTGGTTTCCGGTGAGGGTCATGGAGTACACGCCATCGCGCTTACTGACGAATGGGCCCTCCGTCCATCCGTTCATGTGAATGCCGGTGAATACAGGTTCTCCGAAATCCGTCGGCGACGCCATCTCGCATCCCCAGATGCCCTCGTCGCCGGCCCAGTAGAAGTACCAGCGACCGTCGTCGTCGATGAGCACGTTGCCATCGATCGCGTGCCCGACGTTCCCCGAGACGGGGACGAACGGACCGGTCGGCGACTCGGAACGCAGCACGAAATGGCCCTGACCCGAGGGCGACGTGTACATGAAGAAGAACCCGCCTGCGTATACGACTTCGGGGGCGAACGGCACGAGACCGGGAAAGACGTCTTCGCCGATCGTCGGCCCCTCGAGCTGCCAGGTCACAAGATCGTTCGAACTCCAGCAGCGAACGTCGGGATTCGTGCAGTACAGGTAGTACCTGCCGTCGTGGCGGAGTACGAACGGATCGGCGAAGTCGCCCGCTCGCGCGACGGGATTCTGGTAAGTCGCCACGTCAGCCCTTGATCCCACTGAAGGCGAACGAGTTGACGAAGTACTTTTGCGCGATGGTGAAGAGGATGATGACCGGCAGCACGGCGATGATCGACGCGGTCATGACCATGGGGTAGTCGGTCTGCTCCGCGTGGAACGCGCTGAACGACGCGATCACGAGCTGCACGGTCGAATTCTGCGGCGAGTTTGTGAAGATGAGCGGCCCCAGGTAGTCGTTCCAGGTGGCCATGAAGACGATGATCACGTTGGCCGCGATCGCCGGCTTACAGAGAGGGAGGAAGATGCTCCAGTAAATGCGGAAGAACCCGGCGCCTTCGAGTTTGGCCGCCTCCAGAAGCTCGGTCGACAGGCCGAGCATGTACTGCCGCAGGAAGAAGATCATCGTCACGTTGCCGAGGAGGCCGGGGACGATCAGCGGGAGCAGGGTGTCGATCCAGCCGATCTGCGCGTAGATCAAGAATTGCGGGATGATCAGCACGACGATCGGCACCATGAGGGTCGCGAGCAACACGGCGAAGATGGCACCCTTGTGCGGGAACTCGAGTTTGGCGAACGCAAACGCTGCCATCGTTGACGAGAGGGTGCCGACGACCACGACTAAGGCCGTCACGATCAGGCTGTTGAGCAGACCAGTAGCGAGCGGTACAACGTGCCAGACCTCGATGTAGTGCTCCCACTCGACCGGGTTGGGGATCCACTGGGGGGGATAGTCGAAGACCAACTTCGACTCTTTCAGCGAGGTCGACAACATCCACAGGAATGGGAGCACCATTGTGAGCGCGCCCAGGAGCATCAGGGTGAACGCGATGACGGTGCCGGTCCTCCGGACGGTGGTGTTCGTGCGAGCCACGGTCATTCTCCTTCGAAGACCCACCGGCGGGACAGCCGGAATTGGATGAGCGTCACGCCGAGGATCACGAGCGCGAAAAAGACAGCCGTGGCGGATGCGAGTCCGAGTTCGTTGGAGCCGAACGCCTTCTGCCAGATGTAGTAGGTGATGGTCGCAGCGCTGTAGTCGCGTCCGCCGTCGGCGGTGAAGAGCTGAACTTCGACAAAGGTCTGAAGCGACCCGATGACTCCGATGATCGTCAGGAAGAAGATCGCAGGCGTAAGCATTGGCAGGGTGATCTGGAAAAACTGGCGTGCGGCGGAGGCGCCGTCGATCCGGGCGGCTTCGTAGTACGTCTCGGAGATGTTATTGAGACCCGCGAGGACGTAGATCGAGGTGATTCCGATCAACTTCCAGGCGATCATCAGGACGATCGTCGTCTTGATCCAGGCCGGGTCGCCCAGCCAGTCGGGGCCCTGGATGCCTATCAGCGCGAGTCCCTGATTGACGAGTCCGTACTGGTAGTTGAAGATCCATTTCCACAACACGACCAGCGCGACTATCGATGAGATGTACGGCAGAAAGAAGAGGATTCGAAAGACGCCGCTGCCGGGCGTTCCTCGGTGGACACCGACCGCGAGCAAAATGCCGAAGAACAGATAGAAGGGGATCGGGACCAACATCACCAAGGTGTTGCCCGACGCGATCCAGAAGTACTTGTCGGTCAAGAATGTGGCGAAGTTCTCCAACCCGATGAAGTCCTGACGACCGCTGAGCCCGTTCCAGTTCGTGAATCCGGCATAGATCGCGATCCCGACAGGGACGATGCAGAACAGGATCACCTGAAGCGCGATGGGCGTGACGAAAGCGAGGCCCCACGCCGTTTCGTGCCGCCGCATCGATGGCCGCCGCCTCGATGCTGGGCGCCTTGTCGTCATGCTCATTGGCCGCAGTGCTCCATTTCAGATCGGCCGCACGGTGGGGCGCGAGACTGTTTTACCGGTCTCGCGCCCCACCATTGCGTTTGTCAGACCTTACTTGCCTTGTTGTGCGATGCCGTCGTCGAGCTGCTTCTGCATCTCGTCCTGGATGGAAGCGGTGTATTGAGCCGCAGTCTTTTCACCCTTCCAGACACTGGCCACATTGGCGTTGAACGTGCCGAACCAGTCGCTGTTGTAGGTGTAGGTCTGCGTCGCACGGCGGCCGTAGTCCTCGATGATCCGGATGAATTCCTGCTTGTTCGCCGGAGCCTTATCCGTCTTCAAGTAGTTGTTCTTCGCCATGTCGACGAGGTTCGGGATGGCCTGCCCCTTGTCGATGTTGGTCTGCTGGGCGTCCTTGTTGAAGGCTAGGAACGCGGCCAGGTTCGACGCATCGCTCTTATCCTTGCTGGTGTTCGAGACCGCGAGGCCGATGCTGCCGTACCAAATCGCTTCCTTACCCGTTGCCGGGCTGACCGGCCACGGCATGATGTCCCAGTTGAACTTGGCGTCATTCCACAGGCCGCCCTGGTTCCACGGGCCGATGCCCATCATCGCGACCTTGCCGTCGACGAAGCGCTGGTAGTCCGGAAGCGCAGACTGCTCTGCCGGGGTCGGAACGACGTGGTCCTTGAGGTTGAGATCCGCGACCCACTGCAGCGCATCCACGAATTTCGGGTCGGTGACGGTGACCTTCGTGTGGTTCGCGTTGAGCCAGTCGCCGCCGTTCGACCACACGGCGGATTCGACCGAGTACGGCGTGGAACCGTACACCTTGTCGGCACCCGTGCCGTGGGTCAGCTTCTTCGCGGCGGCCTCGAACTGGTCCCAGGTCCACGGAGCGTCGTCCGTCGGGGCGGTGATTCCTGCCGCGTCGAACAAGTCCTTGTTGTACGCGAGTGTGAACGGTCCGATGTCCTTGGGCAGTCCGTAGACGGCACCCTTGCCGGGAGACTTCCCGTCGTAACGGTACATGTCCAGCGCCTTCTTCCAGACGTTGTCGGCCTTGAACACCTCGTTGTTCTTGACGTAGGAACTGAGGTCGGCGATCAGGCCGGCGTCGGCGTACGGCATCACCTTTTCTGGCTGCAAGTAGAAGACATCGGGCGTCTTCTTGCTGGCGATCATAGTCTGGAGCTTTGTCGCGAAGTCAGTATCCGGGACCGTGATGTAGTCGACCTTCACGTGCGGGTACTTGTGCTCGTACTGCGAGATCATGGTCTTGAAAGCGGTGATCTCCTCGGGAGATCCCCAGCCCATGAACGTGATAGTTTTATCGCCCGCCGGCTGAGCGGCACTGCATCCACTCAGTGCGAGGGCGGCGGCCGTTATTAGAGCGAACGCGGCGCTGCGTTTCTTCATGTCTGTCTCCTGGTGCCGCGAGCATCCTGTGCCGGTCTCCGCTGCCAGAGGCGGCTCGGTCGTCGTCGACCGTTGGGTAGCTCGATTATTTGAGGACGCTAATCTATAGCGCTGTAAATGTCAAAGATCTCCCACGATTTGGGCTCAAGCTAATTATGCTGTCGTCATGACACTCGGAAGATCAGCAGGCGGCGTCCGCCTCCAGGACGTGGCAGATCTCGCCGGCGTCTCGATGAAGACCGTTTCGAACGTGGTGCATGACTATGAACACGTTTCCGAGGCGATGCGGGATAAGGTGCAGGCCGCGATCGACGCACTTGGCTACCGGCCAAACCTCACGGCGAGGCGCCTCGCTACGGGCAAGACCGGCATGATTGCCCTGGCCATCCCCGAGATCGATCAGTTCTACTTCGCCGAGTTGGGCCGGCATATCGGCGAAGAAGCTGCACGATACGGCTATCGAATCCTGGTCGAGCAGACGCTCAACGACGTCGAGGCCGAACGCGCCGTGATCAGGGACCGCGACGAGGGACTGGTCGACGGGGTCATATTCCAGCCAGCGCGCATCGACACTCTTGAGATCGCTCGCCTGCGTCCGGGAACGCCACTCGTGCTTCTCGGAGAGGCCGCGAGGCCAGTAAACACGGACCATGTCATGATCGACAACACTCGGGCGGCGCGGGACGGCGTCGAGATGTTGCTGGGGCGCGGCCGCCGTCGCATCGCGTTCCTGGCCACGGTCCATGGCGACATCACCGAGTCCACGCACCTCCGGCTGCTCGGCTACCAAGAGGCGCTGCTCGCGGCTGGGGTCGGGCTCGATGCCCACCTCGTGCTGCAGAGCGAGGGGTTCGGCTTCGAAGATGGCGTGCGCGCAATTTCGTCCGCGATCGCTGCGGGTGTCGAGTTCGACGCCGTGCTCTGCCGGGACGACCTGTTCGCAATGGCGGCGCTTCGCGGGCTCGAGATCGCGGGGCGCCGGGTGCCGGAGGATGTTGCTGTACTCGGCTGGGATGACACGGCGGTGGCTCGCTACAGCACTCCCGCGCTGTCTTCGGTGTCGCCCGACAAGCAGGCACTGGCTAGCGCCGCGTTCGCTCTGCTCGAGGACCGAATGCAGGGATACGACGGTAGTGGGCGCCACGAGATCGTGGCCCATTCAATCATTGAACGCGCCACAACCTGATCCCTGCTTTACAGCGCTGCAAGGAAGCCATATGGTTCTCCCATGCGTGTTGAACCATTTTTGGCGGCGAGCGAGCAAGACGGGACATACCCGCGGCCGCAGCTCGTTCGCGACCGGTGGGCTGAACTCGGAGGGGCGTGGGAGTTTGAATTCGACGACGCGGACGCGGGCCGCGAGCGCGGCTGGCATGCCGGACAATCGCTCTCGCGCAGGATCATCGTCCCCTTCCCCCCTGAGTCCGAGGCCTCGGGTATAGGGGAAACCGGGTATCACCGTGTTCTGTGGTACCGACGCACGGTCACCACGAGCGAGATCGAGGCGACCGGTCACGCTGACGGAAACACGCTGCTTCTCCATTTCGGGGCCGTCGACTACCGGGCCGACGTGTGGGTTAACGGATTACACGTTGTCCACCACGAAGGCGGGCACACCCCGTTCGCGGCGACGGTTCCGCGACCAGGGAAGGGCTTCGAGATTGTCGTTCGCGTCGAAGATGACCCGCTCGATCTCGGCCAGCCTCGCGGAAAGCAGGACTGGGCCGAGCAGCGACACGTGGTCTGGTACGACCGCACGAGCGGCATCTGGCAGCCGGTCT
It encodes the following:
- a CDS encoding LacI family DNA-binding transcriptional regulator — its product is MTLGRSAGGVRLQDVADLAGVSMKTVSNVVHDYEHVSEAMRDKVQAAIDALGYRPNLTARRLATGKTGMIALAIPEIDQFYFAELGRHIGEEAARYGYRILVEQTLNDVEAERAVIRDRDEGLVDGVIFQPARIDTLEIARLRPGTPLVLLGEAARPVNTDHVMIDNTRAARDGVEMLLGRGRRRIAFLATVHGDITESTHLRLLGYQEALLAAGVGLDAHLVLQSEGFGFEDGVRAISSAIAAGVEFDAVLCRDDLFAMAALRGLEIAGRRVPEDVAVLGWDDTAVARYSTPALSSVSPDKQALASAAFALLEDRMQGYDGSGRHEIVAHSIIERATT